Proteins from one Tribolium castaneum strain GA2 unplaced genomic scaffold, icTriCast1.1 ptg000060l, whole genome shotgun sequence genomic window:
- the LOC135267605 gene encoding histone H4: MTGRGKGGKGLGKGGAKRHRKVLRDNIQGITKPAIRRLARRGGVKRISGLIYEETRGVLKVFLENVIRDAVTYTEHAKRKTVTAMDVVYALKRQGRTLYGFGG; the protein is encoded by the coding sequence atgaccggtcgtggcaaaggtggaaagggattgggaaaaggtggagcaaaacgtcatcgtaaagttttacgtgataacatccagggcatcacgaagcccgcgatcagaagattggcacgtcgtggaggagtgaaacgtatctccggtctcatttacgaagaaaccagaggtgtcctgaaggtattcctcgaaaacgtcattcgtgatgccgtcacctacaccgaacacgcaaaacgtaaaaccgtcaccgccatggatgtcgtttacgctttgaagcgtcaagggcgtacactttacggttttggcggttaa
- the LOC135267615 gene encoding histone H2B, whose product MPPKTSGKAAKKAGKAQKNISKSDKKKKRRRKESYAIYIYKVLKQVHPDTGISSKAMSIMNSFVNDIFERIAAEASRLAHYNKRSTITSREIQTAVRLLLPGELAKHAVSEGTKAVTKYTSSK is encoded by the coding sequence atgccaccaaagacaagcggtaaagcagcgaaaaaggctggaaaagctcaaaagaatatttcgaagagcgacaagaaaaagaagcgcaggaggaaggaaagctatgcaatctatatttataaggtattgaagcaagtacaccccgataccggtatttcgagcaaggcgatgagcatcatgaacagtttcgttaatgatatctttgaacggatcgccgctgaagcttctcgtcttgcgcattacaacaagcgttcgacgattacgagccgggaaattcaaacagcggttcgtctcttgttgcctggtgaattggcaaagcacgcagtctctgaaggtaccaaagccgtcaccaaatacacaagttcaaaatag